In one Nicotiana sylvestris chromosome 8, ASM39365v2, whole genome shotgun sequence genomic region, the following are encoded:
- the LOC104233312 gene encoding thermospermine synthase ACAULIS5, translating into MGSEALEFFACDNTFRYEPKRITMEESDDLPINDGSWFEEEIDVDLKWSFALNSVLHKGTSEYQDIALLDTKHFGKVLVIDGKMQSAEVDEFIYHECLIHPALLCHPNPKNVFIMGGGEGSAAREALRHKSMEKVVMCDIDQEVVDFCRKHLTANHEAFRNKKLNLIINDAKAELEQRQEKFDIIVGDLADPVEGGPCYQLYTKSFYENILKPKLNDSGIFVTQAGPAGVFTHKEVFSSIYNTIKQVFKYVLAYTAHVPSFADTWGWVMASDQPFCLDAGKLDKKIAERIEGELLYLNGASFFSSTILNKTVAKTLKNETHVYTEDDARFIHGHGVAFRN; encoded by the exons ATGGGAAGTGAAGCTTTGGAGTTTTTTGCTTGTGATAATACTTTTCGATATGAACCAAAACGCATAACAATGGAGGAGAGTGATGATCTTCCCATTAATGATGGTTCTTGGTTTGAAGAAGAGATTGATGTTGATCTCAAATGGTCTTTTGCTTTGaacag TGTGCTGCACAAAGGAACAAGCGAGTACCAAGATATCGCCCTTTTGGACACCAAGCATTTCGGGAAG GTATTGGTGATAGATGGGAAGATGCAGAGTGCAGAAGTGGATGAATTTATATATCATGAATGCTTAATTCATCCAGCTCTCTTGTGTCACCCTAA CCCAAAAAATGTTTTTATAATGGGAGGTGGTGAAGGATCTGCAGCAAGGGAAGCTCTCAGACACAAATCTATGGAGAAAGTTGTCATGTGTGACATTGATCAg GAGGTTGTGGATTTCTGCAGGAAGCATCTAACAGCAAACCATGAGGCTTTTCGTAACAAGAAGCTTAACTTGATCATTAACGACGCCAA AGCTGAGCTAGAGCAGAGGCAAGAAAAATTTGATATTATAGTTGGAGATTTAGCTGATCCAGTTGAAGGAGGACCTTGTTACCAACTCTACACCAAATCTTTCTACGAAAATATCCTCAAACCTAAGCTCAACGACAGTGGCATCTTCGTTACTCAG GCTGGACCAGCAGGGGTTTTCACACACAAGGAAGTTTTCTCATCCATTTACAACACAATCAAGCAGGTCTTCAAAT ATGTGCTGGCATATACAGCTCATGTACCCTCTTTTGCTGATACATGGGGATGGGTTATG GCTTCTGACCAACCATTCTGTCTTGATGCTGGAAAACTGGACAAGAAAatagctgaaagaattgaaggggAACTCTTATATCTTAATGGTGCTTCTTTCTTCTCCTCCACCATCTTGAATAAGACCGTTGCCAAAAC GCTGAAGAATGAGACTCATGTGTACACTGAAGATGATGCAAGGTTCATTCATGGACATGGAGTGGCATTCAGAAATTGA